The Methanohalophilus portucalensis genome window below encodes:
- the fpoC gene encoding F420H2 dehydrogenase subunit FpoC has product MDAEKIIDSLTSKFPEAISDTNTESERRISAYADADNIVEICQYLKDELQFGHLCSETAVDLIQKNEIDVVYHIGSYDHPVVLTLKAKLPRDKPQIESVVPVYWNANWYERETYELFGVQYKNHPDLRNLVLPDELLGDWPLRKDYEGFPQNTAKNLV; this is encoded by the coding sequence ATGGATGCGGAAAAGATTATTGATTCACTGACTAGTAAGTTCCCGGAAGCAATCTCAGATACAAACACCGAGTCTGAAAGACGCATTTCTGCATATGCTGATGCTGATAATATTGTGGAAATATGCCAGTATCTAAAAGATGAACTCCAGTTTGGACACCTTTGTTCTGAAACAGCGGTAGATTTGATTCAGAAAAACGAAATTGATGTTGTGTATCACATAGGTTCTTATGATCATCCGGTAGTGCTGACATTGAAAGCCAAACTTCCCAGGGATAAACCGCAGATTGAATCTGTTGTACCGGTTTACTGGAATGCTAACTGGTATGAAAGGGAAACCTATGAGTTATTTGGTGTACAGTACAAGAATCATCCGGACCTGAGAAACCTTGTCCTTCCGGACGAATTGTTGGGAGACTGGCCTCTACGTAAGGATTACGAAGGATTCCCCCAAAATACTGCTAAAAACCTGGTGTGA
- a CDS encoding F420H2 dehydrogenase subunit FpoO: MADCDLCGVSIPTVCPIKVFEPRFEHSYPEGIWKGLCEKCLDSAKGTFDEKRDEEGKCVPGNKFDKCDLCGTTCQLYDIDVFVPSFKNVYDEEVRHLCRRCLESCNEAYDRKDECFGEHH; the protein is encoded by the coding sequence ATGGCAGATTGTGATCTATGTGGTGTGTCAATACCCACCGTTTGTCCGATAAAAGTGTTTGAACCCCGGTTCGAACACTCTTATCCCGAAGGAATCTGGAAAGGTCTTTGCGAAAAATGTCTTGACTCTGCAAAAGGCACATTTGACGAAAAAAGAGATGAGGAAGGAAAATGCGTTCCCGGCAATAAATTCGATAAATGTGATCTATGCGGAACCACATGCCAGCTCTATGACATAGATGTTTTTGTTCCCTCTTTCAAGAATGTATATGATGAAGAGGTAAGACATCTCTGCAGGCGCTGTCTTGAAAGCTGCAATGAAGCCTATGACAGGAAAGATGAGTGTTTTGGAGAACACCACTAA
- the fpoL gene encoding F420H2 dehydrogenase subunit FpoL, with amino-acid sequence MAYDNLAFLIPLLPALAFVITFFVGKKTPYGGALIPIFAIAASFLISLLITIGLLQNPDQVISQSYHWFAILNLGILIDPLAAVMLTMVTFVSLLIHIYSVGYMSHDPAKSRYFAETSLFTASMLSLILSDNILQLFISWELVGLCSYLLIGFWYQKPSAASAAKKAFLTTRIGDVMFLAGIIVLFADLFKLVNGSIPEGVYLLRFDEIFSYIPEIAAMNATFLGFEVSHLTIITLLFFGGAVGKSGQFPLHVWLPDAMEGPTTVSALIHAATMVTAGVYLVARTFPMFIAAPQSLIIVAYVGAFTALFAATMGIVMNDLKRVLAYSTISQLGYMMLGLGMGAVIGAEAVGVSIFHLVSHAFFKALLFLCAGSVIHAVGTHDMRELGGVAKVMPITAATMVAASLALAGFGIPGTSIGSTGFFSKDPIIENAYLFGEHAGNWFPYLFAIVAALLTSLYIFRLLFMTFAGKPRTNYGGHESPASMTVPLSILGILALIFGAIVVEPFNKFVSGTFVNNFVNMDIPALAEVGNYELAHHAGHEPLLILWMPVIVAIIGLLIAFVIYYQKAIDMSRFVSKDNVVYKLLYNRYYQNEIFTQLFAVKFVYEGLAMAGYHIDRFIDGIVNVISYLTIEAGDSFRKIQTGVIQHYSVAVITGVSLLVILIKLVMEVF; translated from the coding sequence ATGGCTTATGATAATTTAGCGTTTTTAATACCACTTTTACCCGCACTCGCCTTTGTAATTACCTTCTTTGTAGGTAAGAAAACCCCATATGGCGGAGCATTAATCCCGATATTCGCAATAGCAGCATCCTTTTTGATCTCTCTATTGATCACTATAGGATTGCTGCAGAACCCTGATCAGGTAATTAGCCAGTCCTATCACTGGTTTGCAATTCTTAATCTGGGTATCCTGATAGATCCGCTTGCAGCGGTAATGCTCACAATGGTGACCTTTGTAAGTCTGCTTATTCACATCTATTCAGTAGGCTACATGTCACATGACCCGGCCAAATCAAGATACTTTGCAGAGACCTCTCTTTTCACTGCGTCTATGTTGAGTTTGATATTGTCCGACAACATTCTCCAGTTATTCATAAGCTGGGAACTTGTGGGTCTGTGTTCTTATCTGTTGATCGGTTTCTGGTACCAGAAGCCCAGCGCTGCTTCAGCGGCAAAGAAGGCTTTCCTCACCACGAGGATTGGAGATGTCATGTTCCTTGCAGGTATTATTGTCCTGTTTGCCGACCTTTTCAAACTGGTAAACGGCAGTATTCCCGAAGGTGTCTACCTGCTCCGCTTCGATGAGATCTTCTCATACATCCCCGAAATAGCTGCTATGAATGCAACTTTCCTGGGATTTGAGGTCAGCCATCTGACTATAATCACCCTTCTGTTCTTCGGAGGTGCCGTTGGTAAATCCGGTCAGTTCCCGCTACATGTGTGGCTGCCTGATGCAATGGAAGGCCCAACAACAGTTTCGGCTCTTATCCATGCTGCAACAATGGTTACAGCCGGTGTCTATCTGGTTGCAAGAACTTTCCCCATGTTCATCGCTGCACCACAATCTCTCATAATAGTGGCATATGTGGGCGCTTTCACTGCACTGTTTGCCGCAACAATGGGAATTGTGATGAATGATCTGAAACGGGTACTTGCTTATTCTACCATCAGTCAGCTTGGTTACATGATGCTGGGATTGGGGATGGGAGCAGTCATCGGTGCAGAAGCAGTCGGTGTATCTATATTCCACCTTGTCAGCCACGCATTCTTCAAGGCACTTCTTTTCCTTTGTGCCGGTAGTGTGATCCATGCTGTGGGAACCCATGATATGAGGGAACTCGGTGGTGTGGCAAAGGTCATGCCGATAACAGCAGCAACAATGGTAGCTGCATCTCTTGCCCTTGCGGGCTTTGGTATACCCGGAACCTCTATAGGAAGTACTGGTTTCTTCAGTAAAGATCCAATAATTGAAAATGCGTATCTCTTCGGGGAGCATGCAGGAAACTGGTTCCCATACCTCTTTGCAATCGTGGCAGCACTGCTTACTTCACTCTACATATTCAGGTTGCTGTTCATGACATTTGCCGGAAAACCCAGGACCAATTACGGTGGACATGAATCTCCTGCATCAATGACAGTTCCGCTTTCCATACTGGGTATACTTGCCCTGATTTTCGGAGCTATCGTTGTTGAGCCATTTAACAAGTTCGTAAGCGGTACTTTTGTGAACAATTTTGTTAACATGGATATCCCTGCTCTGGCAGAGGTGGGTAACTATGAACTTGCCCATCATGCAGGCCACGAGCCACTGCTCATCCTGTGGATGCCTGTTATCGTTGCAATCATCGGTCTGTTGATCGCCTTTGTGATCTACTATCAGAAAGCAATAGACATGAGCAGGTTTGTTTCAAAAGATAATGTTGTTTACAAACTCCTCTACAACCGCTACTATCAGAATGAGATATTCACCCAGCTCTTTGCTGTCAAGTTTGTCTATGAAGGTCTTGCTATGGCAGGTTATCACATAGACAGGTTTATTGACGGTATTGTCAACGTAATAAGTTACCTGACAATAGAGGCAGGGGATTCCTTCAGGAAGATACAGACAGGAGTTATACAGCACTACTCGGTGGCTGTCATTACGGGAGTAAGTCTCCTGGTAATATTGATCAAGCTAGTCATGGAGGTCTTCTAA
- the fpoJ gene encoding F420H2 dehydrogenase subunit FpoJ: protein MATDKPDIWDSFVHEFNPRRFLIRLAHMEIPPLEVIGRAFARAAIVGLFLAVVLVSLYGTSWTTVDQLPQNLEDQSNIKAIGTLIFTEFVVPFEILSIVLLSSLMGAIYMAKGEDNQ, encoded by the coding sequence ATGGCAACTGATAAGCCAGATATCTGGGATTCGTTTGTACACGAGTTCAATCCCCGCAGGTTCCTTATCCGTCTTGCACACATGGAAATCCCTCCACTGGAAGTAATTGGAAGGGCATTTGCAAGGGCGGCAATTGTAGGTTTGTTCCTTGCGGTGGTCCTCGTATCCCTTTACGGGACGTCCTGGACAACAGTTGACCAGCTCCCACAGAATCTGGAAGACCAGAGTAATATTAAAGCCATAGGTACCCTGATATTCACTGAGTTTGTAGTACCATTCGAAATTCTTTCAATTGTACTGCTGTCTTCACTCATGGGTGCTATTTACATGGCAAAAGGAGAGGATAACCAATGA
- a CDS encoding NADH-quinone oxidoreductase subunit B, translating to MDEELKEKSYEQPVAKEQGAEEENIPGVVTTTSKEINKFLQKTKAQDFINWGRKNSLWFMAQAMGCCGVEIIVTGMSPMDTDRFGIIPRNSPRQADVMIISGYVTKKYLPALKKLYDQMPSPKWVICMGDCSISGGPFYESYSTVQNIDEIFPVDVFIPGCPPRPEALIQGFLEIQKKIEAREDKGSGYDR from the coding sequence ATGGATGAAGAATTAAAAGAAAAATCCTATGAACAGCCCGTTGCTAAAGAACAGGGTGCAGAAGAAGAAAATATTCCCGGTGTGGTAACCACCACTTCAAAGGAAATAAATAAATTCCTCCAGAAGACCAAAGCTCAGGACTTTATAAACTGGGGTCGTAAGAACTCTTTATGGTTTATGGCCCAGGCAATGGGATGCTGTGGTGTAGAGATTATTGTAACAGGTATGTCTCCTATGGATACCGATCGTTTTGGTATCATTCCCAGGAACTCTCCCAGACAGGCAGATGTTATGATAATCAGTGGGTATGTTACAAAGAAATATCTTCCCGCTCTCAAGAAATTATATGATCAGATGCCTTCTCCTAAATGGGTAATCTGCATGGGTGACTGTTCTATAAGTGGCGGTCCCTTTTACGAGTCCTACAGTACCGTACAGAATATAGATGAGATATTCCCGGTTGATGTTTTCATCCCCGGCTGTCCTCCCAGACCTGAAGCATTAATTCAGGGCTTCCTTGAAATCCAGAAAAAGATTGAAGCCAGGGAAGACAAGGGTTCAGGATATGATAGGTGA
- the fpoH gene encoding F420H2 dehydrogenase subunit FpoH has protein sequence MFDIPANIFPWVKAIVGLALIGALFGAGMAAIWIERKLAGDIQERYGPNRVGPMGLLQLVADAIKLFTKEDIIPARVDKILYIGAPIVIMMSVFLMLVAIPFGAVYINGVEYVLAATQMDISILYIEAVSAIAVIGIFVLGYGQNNKYAMMGTFRNFARMIGYEIPLGITIVSVAVMAGSLDVVEIVHAQSPIWYAFLQPIGFIVFFIAMMADMGRLPFDQNEAEEELQAGVFTEYSGMRFGLGFFAEYFHLILGSFLISLLFLGGWNLPGFVTDNIVLGIILPTLFLIAKATIVMMFIIMMRWAVPRFRIDQVVDLSWKKLLPLSLLNLGWAIALGLYLGA, from the coding sequence ATGTTCGATATTCCAGCAAACATTTTTCCATGGGTAAAAGCAATCGTTGGTCTTGCGCTAATAGGAGCTCTTTTTGGAGCCGGAATGGCCGCTATCTGGATTGAACGTAAACTTGCCGGTGATATACAGGAAAGATATGGTCCCAACAGGGTAGGTCCGATGGGTCTGCTGCAGCTTGTTGCGGATGCAATCAAATTGTTTACAAAAGAAGATATTATTCCTGCCAGAGTGGACAAGATTCTGTATATAGGTGCACCGATAGTAATTATGATGTCGGTCTTTTTGATGCTTGTTGCTATTCCCTTCGGGGCTGTTTACATAAACGGTGTCGAATATGTATTGGCAGCAACCCAGATGGACATAAGTATTCTCTACATTGAAGCCGTTTCTGCTATTGCCGTTATCGGTATATTTGTACTCGGATACGGACAGAATAACAAGTATGCAATGATGGGTACTTTCCGTAACTTTGCAAGAATGATCGGCTATGAGATTCCTCTGGGAATCACCATCGTAAGTGTTGCCGTGATGGCAGGCTCTCTTGATGTGGTTGAGATCGTCCATGCCCAGAGTCCCATATGGTATGCATTCCTGCAACCTATTGGTTTCATAGTATTCTTCATTGCTATGATGGCTGATATGGGTCGTCTTCCTTTCGACCAGAATGAGGCTGAAGAAGAACTTCAGGCTGGTGTTTTTACTGAATACAGTGGCATGAGATTCGGTCTGGGATTCTTCGCAGAATACTTCCATTTGATTCTCGGTTCATTCCTGATTTCACTGCTTTTCCTGGGTGGATGGAACCTTCCGGGATTTGTAACTGATAATATTGTACTTGGAATAATCCTTCCAACACTGTTCCTCATAGCCAAGGCAACGATCGTTATGATGTTTATTATAATGATGCGTTGGGCTGTTCCGAGGTTCAGGATCGACCAGGTGGTTGATCTTAGCTGGAAGAAACTCCTGCCCCTCTCCCTGTTGAACCTTGGATGGGCCATTGCATTAGGTTTGTATCTGGGAGCGTGA
- a CDS encoding NADH-quinone oxidoreductase subunit A has protein sequence MPPMTMLIVKLLSPRSKGAEKYSTYESGSVPTGPARIQFSVEYYLYAIAFVLFDIEVLFLYPWAMIYRGNTGVDTTVAVVEMLVFIFVLLFGYAFLWKKGALKWMKN, from the coding sequence ATGCCTCCAATGACGATGCTGATCGTAAAATTGCTCAGTCCAAGGAGCAAAGGCGCGGAGAAATATTCCACTTATGAGTCTGGTTCGGTTCCTACCGGCCCTGCACGTATCCAGTTTAGTGTGGAATACTATCTCTATGCGATCGCATTCGTGTTGTTTGATATCGAAGTCCTCTTCCTTTACCCGTGGGCTATGATATACAGAGGTAATACAGGAGTAGATACGACGGTAGCGGTAGTCGAAATGCTTGTGTTCATTTTTGTTCTCCTGTTCGGTTATGCATTCTTATGGAAGAAGGGGGCCCTTAAATGGATGAAGAATTAA
- the fpoK gene encoding F420H2 dehydrogenase subunit FpoK: MIPLNWYLALSAIIFSIGLYGFISQKNGIRILMCVELMLNAANINLVAFSSYNDDMSGQVFALFSIALAAAEAAIGFAIMMSIYRMRDAINLDELNLLRW; the protein is encoded by the coding sequence ATGATTCCCCTTAATTGGTATCTTGCACTTTCTGCAATAATTTTTTCCATAGGTCTCTATGGTTTCATTTCACAGAAAAACGGTATTCGTATCCTGATGTGTGTGGAACTTATGCTAAATGCAGCAAACATTAATCTTGTAGCTTTTTCCAGTTACAATGACGACATGAGCGGTCAGGTATTTGCTCTCTTCTCGATAGCACTGGCAGCAGCAGAAGCAGCAATAGGTTTCGCAATCATGATGTCCATTTACAGGATGCGGGATGCTATCAATCTTGACGAGCTTAACTTGTTGAGGTGGTAA
- a CDS encoding NADH-quinone oxidoreductase subunit J → MIGIGEALVFFILAAVVIFFSLAAVLAKDIVRAALALIFSMFTVAGLFITLNAQFLGVVQILVYVGAIGVLILFAVMLTKNTMGSDDNGN, encoded by the coding sequence ATGATTGGAATAGGAGAAGCTTTAGTCTTTTTCATATTAGCAGCCGTGGTAATTTTCTTTTCCCTGGCAGCAGTGTTGGCTAAGGATATAGTAAGAGCCGCACTTGCACTCATCTTTTCGATGTTTACAGTGGCAGGCCTGTTTATCACGCTGAATGCCCAGTTTTTGGGTGTCGTACAGATCCTGGTCTATGTGGGCGCAATCGGTGTGCTGATCCTCTTTGCAGTGATGCTTACAAAGAATACAATGGGAAGTGATGATAATGGCAACTGA
- the fpoI gene encoding F420H2 dehydrogenase subunit FpoI, giving the protein MVLKNITRALKNIRKPRVTRMYPEIRSELPERFRGLQKLDKSKCIGCGICANTCPNCAIKIVRARVSKDSTKTRWFPEIDVGHCLFCGLCIDQCPQDALSSSKIYTDGIITWKHEDLLFTPDQLAREEPIDAPEAEQ; this is encoded by the coding sequence ATGGTTCTGAAAAATATCACAAGAGCTTTAAAGAACATCCGAAAGCCCCGTGTTACCAGAATGTATCCTGAAATACGCTCGGAATTGCCTGAAAGGTTCAGAGGGCTGCAAAAACTTGATAAAAGTAAATGCATCGGGTGTGGAATATGTGCAAATACCTGTCCCAACTGCGCAATCAAGATTGTGAGGGCCAGGGTAAGTAAAGATAGTACCAAGACCCGGTGGTTCCCCGAAATAGATGTGGGCCACTGCCTGTTTTGTGGTCTGTGTATTGACCAGTGTCCGCAGGATGCCCTCTCAAGTTCAAAGATTTATACAGATGGTATAATCACGTGGAAACATGAGGATCTTCTCTTTACACCAGACCAACTGGCAAGGGAAGAACCTATTGACGCACCGGAGGCTGAACAATGA
- the fpoM gene encoding F(420)H(2) dehydrogenase subunit M, with translation MLPVLSLIVLIPLLFSAFAFLTKKREQARVVALMGTLITLILTLYMYFSFDSSSAAMQFEELASWIPSLGINYHLGVDGVSMPLILLNAIVIPLLILFTWDDVRSTPNRFYGLILAMQGAVIGVFVSLDFFLFYVFWELTLIPLFFMVNIWGGPNKRHASIKFFIYTHVASLVMLLGIFGLYFAAWDQTGVANMGIAHLMSQFPMIGSGIARDAIFLALLFGFLVKLPIVPFHSWLPDAYAEAPTAGSVLFILLKIAGYGIFRVILPMLPATGTPDMMITILGLLGSVSIVYGAFLALSQKDLKRMVAYSSVSHMGFVALGAAGLVALSISGAMFQQFSHGLIMSIMFMSVGVIQASTGTRIINDLGGLATKMPKLAVIMMLAFMASLGLPGLTGFIAEFMVFTFSYVNVPTFVILALFGVVITAGYHLWAMQRTMFGVYNGKIGEVLDLSNVQTFSMAVIALLVLYFGLNPSPVLDMMITGSNEIVSLMAAMGV, from the coding sequence ATGTTGCCGGTATTATCACTCATAGTGCTGATTCCTCTATTGTTCTCAGCATTTGCATTCCTTACTAAGAAAAGGGAACAAGCTCGTGTGGTGGCCCTTATGGGTACACTTATCACCCTGATATTGACCCTTTACATGTATTTCAGCTTCGACAGTTCATCAGCTGCGATGCAGTTTGAGGAATTGGCAAGCTGGATTCCAAGTCTTGGTATAAACTACCATCTTGGTGTCGATGGCGTCTCAATGCCCCTTATATTGCTCAATGCAATCGTAATCCCACTGCTAATACTGTTCACCTGGGATGATGTCAGATCAACTCCCAACAGGTTCTATGGTCTGATCCTGGCAATGCAGGGAGCAGTTATCGGTGTATTCGTTTCCCTGGATTTCTTCCTCTTCTATGTATTCTGGGAACTTACACTGATCCCGCTGTTCTTCATGGTGAACATATGGGGCGGTCCGAATAAGAGACATGCTTCAATCAAATTCTTTATTTACACCCACGTGGCTTCCCTGGTGATGCTTCTGGGTATCTTTGGACTTTACTTTGCTGCCTGGGACCAGACAGGTGTGGCAAATATGGGTATTGCTCATCTTATGAGCCAGTTCCCGATGATCGGGTCAGGTATTGCCAGAGATGCAATATTCCTTGCACTTCTCTTCGGTTTCCTGGTGAAACTTCCAATAGTACCATTCCATTCCTGGTTGCCTGATGCTTATGCAGAGGCACCGACTGCTGGCAGTGTACTATTCATCCTGCTCAAGATCGCAGGCTACGGAATCTTCCGTGTTATCCTGCCAATGCTTCCTGCTACAGGAACCCCGGATATGATGATTACAATCTTGGGATTGCTTGGTTCTGTAAGTATTGTGTATGGTGCATTCCTGGCACTGTCACAGAAGGATCTAAAGAGAATGGTTGCTTATTCCAGTGTAAGCCACATGGGATTTGTGGCCCTGGGAGCTGCAGGTCTTGTTGCACTGTCCATTTCAGGAGCAATGTTCCAGCAATTCTCCCACGGTTTGATCATGAGTATCATGTTCATGTCCGTAGGAGTGATTCAGGCATCTACCGGTACCAGGATCATCAATGACCTGGGAGGCCTTGCTACCAAAATGCCCAAACTGGCGGTTATAATGATGCTGGCTTTCATGGCATCTCTCGGATTGCCAGGTTTGACCGGTTTCATCGCCGAATTCATGGTTTTCACTTTCAGTTACGTGAATGTGCCAACATTTGTAATACTCGCACTGTTTGGTGTAGTCATAACTGCTGGTTACCATCTCTGGGCAATGCAAAGAACTATGTTTGGAGTCTATAATGGAAAGATTGGAGAGGTCTTAGACCTGTCCAACGTACAGACCTTCTCCATGGCAGTTATAGCCCTGCTGGTACTGTACTTTGGATTGAACCCAAGTCCGGTGCTGGATATGATGATTACAGGTTCGAATGAAATAGTCAGCCTTATGGCTGCAATGGGGGTGTAA
- the fpoN gene encoding F(420)H(2) dehydrogenase subunit N — MVDLMLLAPEIIVALTGLIVLTIGIFMGSSSKNVLGYIATAGCLAALAMVIGNFNASALMFSDTLSVDPLSQFFKLVFLVVALIVSIASIKYTEDNTDTEIFYALVLFATFGMMFVASANDLMVLFVAFELASIATYALAGFEKKNPRSVEASMKYLLMGALSAALLLMGISFVYGATGTTSIPGIAQNMDVLASNAIGLLAIVLLIAGFGFKIALVPFHMWAPDTYQGSPSVVSALLAAGSKKMAFVAAFKVFIVALLAIQADWRMAFAILAVITMTYGNLVALSQRSVKRMLAYSSIAQAGYISMAFVVLTPMALTGGILYTLSHGFMKAGAFIATAVVVYMVIKEKRDTEIPDHLDNFKGLGKKMPITALCLTVFVLALAGIPPTAGYMSKFILFSSTIQSGMVWLAIIAILNSALSLYYYARLVRYMYAMPHEGEKVSEPVPYVAALLISLVGVMAIGLWPEPFVEIAMQAASVLVGGI, encoded by the coding sequence ATGGTAGATTTGATGTTACTTGCACCTGAGATTATAGTTGCATTGACTGGATTGATCGTACTCACGATTGGTATTTTCATGGGTTCGTCATCCAAAAACGTACTTGGCTATATTGCAACAGCAGGCTGTCTGGCAGCCCTTGCAATGGTGATCGGCAACTTCAATGCTTCTGCATTGATGTTTTCCGATACTCTGAGTGTGGACCCCCTTTCCCAGTTCTTTAAACTGGTATTTTTGGTGGTTGCTCTTATTGTGTCCATTGCATCTATCAAGTACACTGAAGACAATACAGACACGGAAATCTTCTATGCCCTTGTGCTGTTTGCCACCTTCGGTATGATGTTTGTGGCATCTGCCAATGACCTCATGGTTCTTTTTGTGGCCTTTGAACTGGCAAGTATAGCAACTTATGCCCTTGCCGGATTTGAGAAGAAGAATCCCCGGTCTGTCGAAGCATCTATGAAATACCTGCTTATGGGTGCTCTCTCAGCGGCCCTGTTGCTTATGGGAATATCCTTTGTTTATGGTGCAACTGGTACCACATCCATTCCGGGCATCGCCCAGAATATGGATGTATTGGCCTCCAATGCAATCGGTTTACTTGCAATAGTACTCCTTATAGCAGGTTTTGGTTTCAAGATTGCTCTTGTACCATTCCACATGTGGGCTCCGGACACCTACCAGGGTTCACCTTCTGTTGTATCGGCTCTTCTGGCCGCAGGCTCTAAGAAGATGGCATTTGTTGCTGCATTCAAGGTATTCATAGTAGCCCTTCTGGCAATCCAGGCTGACTGGAGGATGGCATTTGCGATACTGGCAGTAATTACCATGACCTACGGTAACCTCGTGGCCCTGTCCCAGAGAAGTGTGAAACGTATGCTCGCATATTCCTCTATTGCACAGGCAGGCTACATTTCAATGGCATTTGTTGTCCTGACCCCGATGGCACTGACCGGAGGTATACTCTATACCCTTTCCCATGGTTTCATGAAAGCCGGTGCTTTCATAGCGACTGCCGTTGTAGTCTACATGGTTATAAAGGAAAAGAGGGATACGGAAATCCCGGACCACCTTGATAACTTCAAGGGACTGGGTAAGAAAATGCCAATAACTGCACTGTGTCTTACTGTATTTGTACTTGCACTTGCAGGAATTCCGCCAACAGCAGGTTATATGAGTAAGTTCATCCTGTTCTCCTCGACTATTCAGTCAGGAATGGTATGGCTTGCAATAATAGCAATCTTGAACAGTGCACTTTCCCTGTACTATTATGCAAGGCTTGTACGTTACATGTATGCAATGCCCCATGAAGGTGAAAAAGTATCCGAGCCTGTTCCCTATGTAGCAGCTCTTCTGATCTCCCTTGTGGGTGTAATGGCTATTGGTCTGTGGCCAGAGCCATTCGTTGAAATTGCAATGCAGGCAGCCAGTGTACTTGTCGGAGGTATCTAA
- the fpoD gene encoding F420H2 dehydrogenase subunit FpoD yields the protein MDTNVGPDEMLIHLGPQHVAQPGPFRLNVKVKGETVQDSEVEIGFIHKGIEKILESKTYLQGIPVVDRACYLAALSNEEAFVGSVEKLVGIEPTERSQYIRVIVEELSRIQSHLLGYAEYASFLGFVSMFMYPIAVREKVLELLEMTTGARITHSYLRFGGVRDDLPEGFEAKCKETFEYVRKGVEEWGELMKTDMIYRERTVGVGVLTPDIASDLGVSGPPLRATGVAFDIRKDDPYLVYDDFDFKVCTETAGDIDARIWVRIAEIYESMYIIEQALDQIPSGPLFPENLPYDRRSPVMRVPEGEVFHRVEDPRGEMGFYMVSDGSDKPYRVKIRGPVYPTMQALPPLIKGTQLADVVAIAGSMDACTSEADR from the coding sequence ATGGATACTAATGTTGGTCCTGATGAGATGCTTATCCACCTGGGTCCTCAGCATGTTGCACAACCCGGACCTTTCAGACTGAATGTCAAAGTGAAAGGTGAGACTGTGCAGGACTCTGAGGTCGAGATTGGTTTCATCCATAAGGGCATTGAAAAAATACTGGAAAGCAAGACCTATCTTCAAGGCATTCCTGTGGTTGACAGGGCATGTTACCTTGCAGCCCTTTCCAATGAGGAAGCATTCGTGGGCAGCGTAGAAAAACTTGTAGGCATTGAACCAACTGAAAGGTCACAGTATATCAGGGTTATAGTTGAAGAACTTTCCAGGATACAGAGTCACCTGCTTGGATATGCGGAATATGCTTCTTTCCTTGGATTTGTCTCAATGTTCATGTACCCGATAGCTGTAAGGGAAAAAGTACTGGAACTTCTTGAAATGACCACCGGTGCAAGGATTACGCACTCATACCTTCGTTTTGGTGGTGTACGTGACGATCTGCCGGAAGGTTTCGAGGCAAAATGCAAGGAAACATTCGAGTACGTCAGAAAAGGTGTTGAGGAATGGGGCGAGTTGATGAAAACCGATATGATCTACAGGGAACGTACTGTAGGAGTCGGTGTCCTTACTCCTGATATAGCCAGCGACCTGGGAGTTTCCGGTCCGCCACTGCGTGCAACAGGTGTTGCTTTTGATATAAGGAAAGATGATCCTTATCTTGTTTATGATGATTTTGACTTCAAGGTTTGTACCGAAACTGCAGGAGATATTGACGCACGTATCTGGGTGCGTATCGCAGAAATATACGAAAGTATGTATATTATCGAGCAGGCTCTTGACCAGATACCTTCCGGTCCACTATTCCCGGAAAACCTCCCGTATGATCGCAGGTCCCCTGTCATGAGGGTTCCTGAGGGCGAGGTTTTCCACAGGGTTGAGGATCCAAGAGGAGAAATGGGATTCTATATGGTTTCCGACGGTTCAGACAAGCCATATCGTGTAAAGATCAGAGGTCCCGTATACCCTACAATGCAGGCACTGCCACCTCTTATAAAAGGCACCCAGCTTGCAGATGTTGTAGCGATTGCGGGAAGTATGGACGCATGTACCAGTGAGGCGGATAGGTGA